The Clostridioides difficile genome has a segment encoding these proteins:
- a CDS encoding electron transfer flavoprotein subunit alpha/FixB family protein, translated as MMRAKVNQGINLNDYNGVWVIGEQREGKINPVTIELIGEGRKLADQLGKELAVVIAGYEVEKEVKELLHYGVDKAYYINDPLLKDFTTDGYAISIAGLIKGKKPEVVLVGATSIGRDIAPRIAGKVGTGLTADCTKLEIDSTDNKLLQTRPAFGGNLMATIVCPKNRPQMSTVRPGVMAKAVRTESETGVLEVVTPELNEKMIRTRLVEMLPQEKKSINLTDARIIVSAGRGLKRAEGFELIKELADKLGAEIGSSRAAVDSGWIEHSHQVGQTGTTVRPELYIACGISGAIQHLAGMSDSKYIVAINKDPKAPIFSICDYGIVGDLYEILPEMVELLNR; from the coding sequence ATGATGAGAGCAAAAGTTAATCAAGGTATAAATTTAAATGATTATAATGGTGTTTGGGTAATAGGAGAGCAAAGGGAAGGCAAAATTAATCCTGTTACTATAGAACTTATTGGTGAGGGAAGAAAGCTTGCTGACCAATTAGGAAAAGAGCTTGCAGTTGTAATAGCTGGATATGAAGTAGAGAAAGAAGTAAAAGAGTTACTTCACTATGGTGTTGATAAAGCATATTATATCAACGACCCTCTTCTTAAAGATTTCACAACTGATGGATATGCAATTTCAATTGCAGGTTTAATTAAAGGGAAAAAACCAGAGGTTGTACTAGTTGGAGCTACTTCTATAGGAAGAGATATTGCACCTAGAATTGCAGGTAAAGTTGGGACAGGTCTAACTGCCGACTGTACAAAACTTGAAATAGATTCAACAGATAATAAGTTATTACAAACAAGACCAGCCTTTGGTGGAAATTTAATGGCTACTATTGTTTGTCCCAAAAATAGACCGCAGATGTCAACAGTTCGTCCAGGTGTTATGGCAAAAGCTGTAAGAACTGAATCAGAGACTGGAGTTTTAGAGGTTGTTACTCCAGAACTTAATGAAAAAATGATTAGAACTAGATTAGTAGAAATGCTTCCACAAGAAAAGAAATCCATAAATTTAACTGATGCTAGAATAATAGTATCAGCAGGAAGAGGATTAAAGAGGGCAGAAGGATTTGAACTCATAAAAGAATTAGCTGATAAATTGGGGGCAGAGATTGGTTCCTCAAGAGCGGCAGTAGATTCAGGGTGGATAGAACATTCTCATCAAGTGGGGCAAACAGGAACTACTGTTAGACCAGAGTTATACATTGCGTGTGGGATATCTGGAGCAATACAGCATTTAGCGGGTATGAGTGATTCTAAATATATAGTTGCTATAAATAAAGACCCCAAAGCCCCTATTTTCAGTATATGTGATTATGGGATTGTAGGGGATTTATATGAAATCCTACCTGAAATGGTAGAGCTATTAAATAGGTAA
- a CDS encoding sulfite exporter TauE/SafE family protein, translating to MKNTNNLKKKYFDFNIKNTIIGVFTGFINGVFGSGGGTLLVPILNDIVKVEEHKSHATALSIIIFLTTASSVLYVSKGTYDINLTIKVAAGSIIGGIIGAKLLNKVTGKFLRISFGLIMIIAALRMVF from the coding sequence ATGAAAAATACTAATAACTTAAAGAAAAAATATTTTGATTTCAATATAAAAAATACGATAATTGGAGTATTTACAGGATTTATAAATGGAGTATTTGGCTCTGGAGGCGGTACTCTTTTAGTACCAATATTAAATGATATTGTTAAGGTAGAAGAACATAAATCTCATGCAACAGCTCTTTCTATAATCATTTTCTTGACAACAGCAAGTTCTGTTTTGTATGTTTCTAAAGGAACTTACGACATTAACTTAACAATAAAAGTTGCAGCAGGAAGTATTATTGGAGGTATTATAGGAGCTAAACTACTAAATAAAGTTACTGGAAAGTTTCTTAGGATTTCTTTTGGATTAATCATGATAATTGCAGCATTAAGGATGGTGTTTTAA
- a CDS encoding GntP family permease, translating into MNTGVIISLVGIIIALSLLVVMVMKGVNIFIIAIVCSLLVAITGSLNVYDALKVDYMTGFVEFLQANFFIFLTGTLMGKIMEITGGAKSIAKMVVRWIGKDKALLSIPIACGILAYGGVSVFVVSFAVFPIALEIFKEADLPRRFIPAALTFGCSTFAMVAPGAPQIHNIIPASTLGTDIMAGAVNGFISCAVMFIVGSTILYKMVSKEKANGGHFIAHESDVFDEVATTNSKIKNGPNGLIALIPLIVSILIINVKINGKAIVPIEVGVFIGALLVYLLLNKYQDNAKIVGHVGDACKTTVVAICNTCAVVAFGSVVKSAVGFDFIVNAMTNIPGPPIAGAAVGTTVIAGICGSASGGLGIAAPLLGPVFLAKGVSAAALARTMAISSAALDSLPHNGYIVTVTNGLCNESHKNAYMPIFWVTVLTPIIGTVVAVLLFTMFPGLP; encoded by the coding sequence ATGAATACGGGAGTAATTATAAGTTTAGTAGGGATTATCATAGCCCTATCCCTTCTAGTTGTAATGGTTATGAAGGGAGTAAATATTTTTATAATAGCAATTGTATGTTCATTATTAGTTGCTATAACAGGGAGTTTAAATGTGTATGATGCACTTAAGGTGGATTATATGACAGGATTTGTTGAATTTCTTCAGGCAAATTTCTTTATTTTCCTAACAGGTACATTAATGGGAAAAATAATGGAGATTACTGGTGGAGCAAAATCTATTGCTAAGATGGTTGTAAGATGGATTGGGAAGGATAAAGCATTACTTTCTATTCCAATAGCTTGTGGAATATTAGCTTATGGAGGAGTAAGCGTTTTTGTTGTAAGTTTTGCAGTGTTTCCGATAGCTTTAGAAATTTTTAAAGAAGCTGATTTGCCACGACGATTTATACCAGCAGCTTTGACTTTTGGATGTTCAACTTTTGCTATGGTTGCACCAGGGGCACCCCAGATTCATAATATTATTCCAGCCTCAACATTAGGGACAGATATTATGGCTGGAGCAGTAAATGGATTTATATCATGTGCAGTAATGTTTATAGTTGGAAGTACCATTTTATACAAGATGGTTTCAAAAGAAAAGGCCAATGGGGGGCATTTTATAGCACATGAATCAGATGTATTTGATGAAGTAGCAACAACTAATTCTAAGATAAAAAATGGCCCTAATGGTCTAATTGCGTTAATTCCATTAATAGTATCAATCTTAATAATTAATGTGAAAATTAATGGAAAAGCAATAGTGCCAATTGAGGTAGGAGTATTTATTGGAGCTTTATTAGTGTATTTATTGTTAAATAAATATCAAGATAATGCTAAAATAGTTGGCCATGTTGGTGATGCATGTAAAACTACAGTGGTAGCAATATGTAATACTTGTGCTGTAGTTGCATTTGGTTCAGTTGTAAAATCAGCAGTTGGTTTTGACTTCATAGTTAATGCTATGACTAATATTCCTGGACCTCCTATAGCAGGGGCTGCAGTTGGAACTACAGTTATTGCGGGTATCTGTGGGTCAGCTTCAGGTGGACTTGGAATTGCGGCTCCACTTCTTGGACCAGTATTTTTAGCTAAGGGTGTCTCTGCTGCTGCATTAGCTAGAACTATGGCAATTTCGTCAGCAGCATTAGATTCACTTCCACACAATGGATATATTGTTACTGTAACAAATGGTCTATGTAATGAATCACATAAGAATGCTTATATGCCAATATTCTGGGTAACTGTTTTAACCCCAATTATTGGAACTGTAGTAGCAGTTCTTCTGTTTACAATGTTCCCAGGATTACCATAA
- a CDS encoding acyl-CoA dehydrogenase family protein, with protein MDFRLTEAQLMLQRVAKEFAEKEIAPIAAETDRTGIFPRELFSKMAKIGFNGIGTPVDYGGSGGADIEKVIVVTEVAKKCAASAAILSIHTIYAQAILKFGTEEQKRKYLPMMGEGGCVGAFALTEPNAGSDAARAATTAIIDEATDEYVLNGTKCFISGGGQAESLIIFALTEPSKGIKGMSAIIVDKGTPGFSIGKIEEKMGIHGSETAELIFDNCRVSKSNLLGKEGKGFNIAMTCLDGARIGVGAQAVGIAEGALEESIKYSKERVQFGKPISALQGIQWYIADMATMVESAKLLVYYAADLKARGEKHTKEAAMAKYNASRTAREVTNLALQIHGGYGYMKDYPLERMYRDAKITEIYEGTSEIHKVVISRAVLG; from the coding sequence ATGGATTTTAGATTAACAGAAGCACAATTAATGCTTCAAAGAGTAGCCAAAGAATTTGCAGAGAAGGAAATAGCACCAATAGCTGCTGAAACAGATAGAACAGGTATTTTTCCAAGAGAGCTTTTTAGCAAAATGGCTAAAATAGGATTTAATGGTATTGGAACACCTGTAGATTATGGCGGTTCTGGTGGAGCAGATATAGAAAAGGTAATTGTTGTTACTGAGGTTGCCAAAAAATGTGCAGCATCTGCAGCAATATTATCAATACATACAATATATGCTCAAGCTATTTTAAAATTTGGTACTGAGGAACAAAAGAGAAAATACCTTCCAATGATGGGTGAAGGTGGGTGTGTAGGTGCTTTTGCATTAACTGAGCCTAATGCTGGTTCAGATGCTGCAAGAGCTGCAACAACTGCAATCATTGACGAAGCAACTGATGAATATGTATTAAATGGGACTAAGTGTTTTATTTCTGGTGGAGGTCAAGCAGAATCATTAATAATATTTGCATTGACAGAGCCATCAAAGGGAATAAAGGGTATGTCTGCTATCATAGTTGACAAAGGTACTCCTGGTTTTTCAATAGGAAAAATTGAAGAAAAAATGGGTATTCATGGTTCAGAAACTGCAGAGTTAATATTTGATAACTGTAGAGTTTCAAAGTCTAATTTATTAGGCAAAGAAGGGAAAGGCTTTAACATAGCTATGACTTGTCTGGATGGAGCAAGAATTGGAGTTGGAGCTCAAGCTGTAGGAATTGCAGAAGGAGCTTTAGAAGAAAGTATCAAATATTCTAAAGAAAGAGTTCAGTTTGGCAAACCAATTTCAGCTTTACAAGGTATTCAATGGTATATAGCAGATATGGCTACTATGGTGGAATCAGCAAAGTTGTTAGTGTATTATGCTGCAGACTTGAAAGCTAGAGGAGAAAAACACACTAAAGAAGCTGCCATGGCAAAATACAATGCGTCACGTACTGCAAGAGAGGTTACAAATCTAGCTCTTCAAATTCATGGAGGATATGGATATATGAAGGATTATCCATTAGAGAGAATGTACAGAGATGCCAAGATAACAGAAATTTACGAAGGTACTTCAGAAATACACAAGGTTGTTATTTCAAGAGCAGTACTAGGATAG
- a CDS encoding enoyl-CoA hydratase-related protein, translating into MGLVMENLKNLKVEVKDKVCVITINRPKALNALNNDTLRELSQVIDVISEKEEILGVIITGEGKVFVAGADIRQMQNYKSEEGRKYAGYAQGIFDKIEALEKTVIAAVNGYALGGGCELAMSCDIRIASEKAIFGQPEVNLGVIPCFGGTQRLSRLVGTGIAKELIFTGRQVKAEEAKSIGLINKVVPNDLLLEEAMKMMNEIVEKAPIAIRYAKVVINKGIDMDLKNALELEKNIAGLTFATRDKQEGMNAFIEKRKPIFENK; encoded by the coding sequence ATGGGACTTGTAATGGAAAATTTGAAAAATCTTAAGGTGGAAGTTAAGGATAAAGTCTGTGTTATTACTATAAATAGACCAAAAGCTTTAAATGCTCTTAACAATGACACACTTAGAGAATTATCTCAAGTTATTGATGTAATATCAGAAAAGGAGGAAATATTAGGGGTTATTATTACTGGAGAAGGTAAAGTTTTTGTAGCTGGAGCTGATATACGTCAGATGCAAAACTATAAAAGTGAAGAAGGCAGAAAATATGCAGGTTATGCCCAAGGGATTTTTGATAAAATTGAAGCTCTTGAGAAAACAGTAATAGCAGCAGTTAATGGATATGCATTAGGTGGTGGATGTGAACTTGCTATGAGTTGTGACATTAGAATTGCATCAGAAAAGGCTATATTTGGACAACCTGAAGTCAATTTAGGAGTTATTCCATGTTTTGGTGGAACTCAAAGATTATCAAGGCTTGTTGGAACTGGCATAGCCAAGGAATTAATTTTTACAGGAAGACAAGTAAAAGCAGAAGAAGCTAAATCTATTGGTCTTATTAATAAAGTGGTTCCAAATGATTTGCTTTTAGAAGAGGCAATGAAGATGATGAACGAGATAGTTGAAAAAGCACCAATAGCAATAAGGTATGCAAAAGTTGTTATTAATAAGGGGATAGATATGGACTTAAAAAATGCTCTTGAACTAGAGAAAAATATTGCAGGTTTAACTTTTGCTACAAGAGATAAGCAAGAAGGTATGAATGCATTTATAGAAAAGAGAAAACCGATTTTTGAAAATAAGTAA
- a CDS encoding electron transfer flavoprotein subunit beta/FixA family protein, with product MNIVVCLKQVPDTNEVKINKETGTLIRDGVPSIINPDDRNALEEALKIKDELGAVIKVISMGPPQAKGALKEALAMGADEAYLISDRAFGGSDTWATSTIIAAAIEKVGKYDVIFCGRQAIDGDTAQVGPEVAEFLGVPQVTYAKEVKVQDDKLLVTRYTETGDYLIEAKMPVLLTAIKELNNPRYPSVKGILEAYNNGDAEITVLTLEDLAVDTTQIGLKGSPTNVYKSFVPVKDKHNEIIEGINKKEKAEKLIEILFDLKLV from the coding sequence ATGAATATAGTTGTTTGCTTAAAGCAAGTTCCAGATACTAATGAAGTTAAAATAAATAAAGAGACAGGTACACTAATAAGAGATGGTGTACCAAGTATAATCAATCCAGATGATAGAAATGCTTTAGAAGAAGCTTTAAAAATAAAAGATGAGCTAGGAGCAGTGATTAAGGTTATAAGTATGGGACCTCCTCAAGCTAAAGGTGCTTTAAAAGAAGCTTTGGCGATGGGTGCTGACGAAGCATATTTAATTTCAGATAGAGCTTTTGGTGGTTCAGATACTTGGGCTACATCTACAATTATTGCTGCTGCCATAGAGAAGGTTGGAAAGTATGATGTAATATTCTGTGGAAGACAAGCTATAGATGGAGATACAGCTCAGGTTGGTCCAGAGGTTGCAGAATTCTTAGGGGTACCACAGGTTACCTATGCAAAAGAAGTAAAGGTTCAAGATGATAAATTACTAGTAACTCGTTATACAGAAACAGGAGATTATTTAATAGAAGCAAAGATGCCAGTTTTACTAACTGCTATAAAAGAGTTAAATAATCCAAGATATCCAAGTGTCAAAGGAATCTTAGAAGCTTACAATAATGGAGATGCAGAGATTACTGTGTTAACACTTGAAGACTTAGCTGTTGATACAACTCAAATTGGATTAAAGGGTTCACCTACAAATGTTTACAAGTCTTTTGTACCAGTTAAAGACAAGCATAATGAAATAATCGAAGGTATAAATAAAAAGGAAAAAGCTGAGAAATTAATAGAAATACTATTCGATTTGAAACTAGTATAG
- a CDS encoding sulfite exporter TauE/SafE family protein: MLFALIGFFAGIIGGMGMGGGTILIPALVLLAGIDTKIAQSVNLLSSIPMTLIALAIHIKNKNVIFKLVIPIAVFGVLGAIFGSLLANYLSSDILKKVFGVFLLLVGLFEVKKGFCAKSDKSH; encoded by the coding sequence ATGTTATTTGCTTTAATTGGATTTTTTGCAGGAATTATTGGAGGAATGGGAATGGGCGGTGGAACTATTCTTATTCCTGCTCTCGTTTTACTTGCTGGTATAGATACTAAAATCGCACAGAGTGTCAACTTACTTTCATCCATACCTATGACTTTGATAGCATTAGCTATACATATTAAAAATAAAAATGTAATTTTCAAATTGGTTATCCCAATAGCTGTATTTGGAGTGTTAGGAGCTATATTTGGCTCACTATTAGCTAATTATTTGTCTTCTGATATATTGAAGAAAGTATTTGGAGTGTTTTTACTTTTAGTTGGTTTATTTGAAGTTAAAAAGGGATTCTGTGCAAAGTCTGATAAAAGCCATTAA
- a CDS encoding NUDIX hydrolase, translating to MIVRRCAGGVVFYANKVLIVKNDRGEWTLPKGKILGGGLPYESAVERVKVETGIDAKMIDVAGDTMYEFFSRSRQQEVCNAIMWYVMEACNTECVLAPEFQEGGFYKIKDALEMLSHHKEQALVEVSYKKFKELKKLVSEGDDVPAN from the coding sequence ATGATAGTAAGACGTTGTGCAGGTGGAGTAGTGTTTTATGCTAATAAAGTACTTATTGTAAAAAATGATAGAGGTGAATGGACACTTCCAAAAGGAAAGATACTTGGAGGAGGACTTCCATATGAAAGTGCTGTTGAAAGAGTTAAAGTAGAAACTGGCATAGATGCTAAAATGATAGATGTAGCTGGCGATACTATGTATGAATTTTTCTCAAGAAGTAGACAACAAGAAGTTTGTAATGCGATAATGTGGTATGTTATGGAAGCTTGTAATACTGAATGTGTACTTGCTCCTGAATTTCAAGAAGGCGGATTTTACAAGATAAAAGATGCTTTAGAAATGTTATCACATCATAAAGAGCAAGCTTTAGTTGAAGTATCTTATAAAAAGTTTAAAGAATTAAAGAAATTAGTTTCAGAGGGCGACGATGTTCCAGCAAACTAG
- a CDS encoding CoA transferase, which translates to MLNKPLEGVKVIDLTYFVAGPGTSKILADWGADVIKVEPSFGDPGRKTGATMTMPIDDYNNPFYSTYNSNKRGLSINLKSETGIEIMDKLLSEANIFVSSYRTGALKRLGLDYESLSKKHPHLIWGQINGFGDFGPAKDNAGFDTVAFWARSGAMLDIAEKDTSPINPPIAFGDATTSCSLSGGICAALYQQAKTGKGQKVMASLFGQAIWNASSLLASTQFSDEYPKTRKNAISPVINSYRCKDGKWIFLSILEHERYFEALCRLFGREDLIKEEKFASSVESKKNATELINILDGEFAKFTQNEMVDKLTTADIAHERIQHVNDVVTDEQAIANNYIYEHTSKNGNKTMLASTPVKFGNIEVNMTCDAPLIGEHSDEILRELGYSDSDIEALIESGIVTMNKEACEIC; encoded by the coding sequence GTGTTAAATAAACCATTAGAAGGAGTTAAGGTTATTGACTTAACATATTTTGTAGCAGGTCCAGGAACTTCTAAAATATTAGCTGACTGGGGTGCTGATGTTATCAAGGTAGAACCAAGTTTTGGAGACCCAGGAAGAAAGACAGGAGCAACAATGACAATGCCAATAGATGATTATAATAATCCTTTTTACAGCACATATAATTCAAACAAAAGAGGTTTGTCTATAAATCTTAAGAGTGAAACTGGAATTGAAATTATGGATAAGCTTTTAAGTGAAGCAAACATATTTGTTTCAAGCTACAGAACAGGAGCGTTAAAAAGACTAGGTCTTGACTATGAATCATTAAGCAAAAAGCATCCACATCTTATCTGGGGACAAATAAATGGGTTTGGCGATTTTGGACCTGCTAAGGATAATGCAGGTTTTGATACAGTTGCTTTTTGGGCAAGAAGTGGAGCTATGCTTGATATAGCAGAGAAGGATACAAGTCCAATAAACCCACCTATAGCCTTTGGAGATGCTACAACTTCTTGTAGTTTATCTGGAGGTATATGTGCAGCTTTATACCAACAAGCTAAGACTGGAAAAGGACAAAAAGTAATGGCATCTTTATTTGGACAAGCAATATGGAATGCATCATCCTTATTAGCATCTACACAGTTTAGCGATGAGTATCCAAAAACTAGAAAAAATGCTATTTCTCCAGTAATAAACTCTTATCGTTGTAAGGATGGAAAGTGGATATTCTTAAGTATCCTAGAGCATGAAAGATATTTTGAGGCACTTTGTAGATTATTTGGAAGAGAAGATTTAATAAAAGAAGAAAAATTTGCATCTTCAGTAGAAAGTAAGAAAAATGCTACAGAGCTTATTAATATTTTAGATGGTGAATTTGCAAAATTTACTCAAAATGAGATGGTGGATAAGCTTACTACTGCGGATATAGCTCATGAAAGAATTCAACATGTTAATGATGTAGTAACTGATGAACAGGCTATTGCTAATAACTATATATATGAACATACAAGTAAAAATGGAAATAAGACAATGCTTGCATCCACTCCAGTTAAGTTTGGAAATATTGAAGTTAACATGACTTGTGATGCTCCACTTATAGGAGAGCATTCAGATGAGATATTGAGAGAACTTGGATACAGTGATTCTGATATAGAAGCTCTAATTGAGTCTGGAATTGTAACAATGAATAAAGAAGCCTGTGAAATATGTTAA
- a CDS encoding YigZ family protein: MSNYRTLHEFGTDEITIEKSVFIGYAKPIQSEEEAVEFINEIKKKHKDANHNVWAYTVGKNMNIQRYSDDGEPQGTAGIPTLEVIKKEDLRDVVVVVTRYFGGIKLGAGGLVRAYTKGAKLGLESGKIISKVMYQEVKVKIDYTQLGKVQNELMNLGYFIKDTIYEDNVEIIVYSKLEDVEKLSEKMIDITSGTGKIVLGDEFYLSEQDGEILL, from the coding sequence ATGAGCAATTACAGGACATTACATGAATTTGGAACGGATGAGATAACAATTGAAAAATCTGTTTTTATTGGATATGCTAAGCCTATACAAAGTGAAGAAGAAGCAGTAGAATTTATAAATGAAATAAAGAAAAAGCACAAAGATGCAAATCATAATGTGTGGGCTTATACAGTTGGAAAAAACATGAATATACAAAGGTATAGTGATGATGGAGAGCCACAGGGAACAGCAGGTATACCAACATTAGAAGTCATAAAAAAAGAAGATTTAAGAGATGTAGTAGTTGTTGTTACTAGGTATTTTGGTGGTATAAAATTGGGTGCAGGTGGTCTGGTTAGAGCCTATACAAAAGGTGCTAAATTAGGTTTAGAATCTGGAAAAATAATTAGTAAGGTAATGTACCAAGAAGTTAAAGTTAAGATAGATTATACTCAACTTGGAAAGGTACAAAATGAGCTGATGAATTTAGGGTATTTTATAAAAGATACTATATATGAGGATAATGTTGAGATAATAGTATATTCAAAGTTAGAAGATGTAGAAAAACTATCAGAGAAAATGATTGATATAACAAGTGGAACAGGGAAAATAGTTTTAGGAGATGAATTTTATTTATCTGAACAGGATGGAGAAATTTTACTATAA
- a CDS encoding YebC/PmpR family DNA-binding transcriptional regulator, translated as MGRIGNIINRKGKQDAQRAKIFTKHARAIAVAAKEGGADPEYNAALKTAIEKAKADNMPNDNIDRAVAKGAGAGAGEDYETIVYEGYGPGGVAVIVETLTDNKNRTAGNVRYYFDKNGGNLGTTGCVSFMFDNKGQILVGAGDGVSEEELMDVALEAGAEDFITEEDGYEIITTPEDFSSVRDELKAKGYEFISADVKMIPQTTTVLTEESHLKMMNKLVDMLEEDDDVQDIYHNWEVE; from the coding sequence ATGGGACGTATAGGAAATATAATTAATAGAAAAGGTAAACAAGATGCTCAAAGAGCAAAAATATTTACTAAACATGCTAGAGCAATAGCAGTTGCAGCTAAAGAAGGTGGCGCAGACCCAGAATATAATGCAGCATTAAAAACAGCTATAGAAAAAGCTAAGGCAGATAATATGCCAAATGATAATATAGATAGAGCTGTTGCTAAAGGTGCAGGTGCAGGTGCTGGAGAAGACTATGAAACTATAGTTTATGAAGGATATGGACCTGGTGGAGTTGCTGTTATAGTAGAGACTTTAACTGACAATAAAAATAGAACTGCTGGTAATGTAAGATATTACTTTGATAAAAACGGAGGAAACTTAGGAACTACTGGATGTGTGTCTTTTATGTTTGATAACAAAGGACAAATATTAGTTGGTGCAGGAGATGGCGTTTCAGAGGAAGAATTAATGGATGTTGCATTAGAAGCAGGTGCTGAGGACTTTATAACAGAAGAAGATGGTTATGAAATAATAACTACACCAGAAGATTTTTCTAGTGTTCGTGATGAATTAAAAGCAAAAGGGTATGAATTTATATCTGCTGATGTAAAGATGATACCTCAAACTACAACTGTTTTAACAGAAGAATCTCATCTTAAAATGATGAATAAATTAGTTGATATGCTTGAAGAAGATGATGATGTTCAAGATATATACCATAACTGGGAAGTAGAATAA
- the nadE gene encoding NAD(+) synthase: MSNIKIQIDKTVEWLKNKVNEANAKGLIVGVSGGIDSAVVANLIKKAFPENSMGVIMSIKSNPQDREDALKVIEGCDIEYLDLDLIEPQSAILDMVVGNLKEKHLYREEYLKMTDANLRARVRMSTIYTIANNLGYLVVGTDNAAEIHTGYFTKFGDGGVDILPIANLTKAEVYEWAKELGVHEDLINKAPSAGLWEGQTDENEMGTTYNMIDAVLEGRLDEVPQRDQEIIERLHRISEHKRKTPAQPPKF, encoded by the coding sequence ATGTCAAATATAAAAATACAAATAGACAAAACTGTAGAATGGCTTAAAAATAAGGTTAATGAGGCAAATGCAAAAGGATTAATTGTTGGTGTATCTGGAGGAATTGATTCAGCAGTAGTTGCTAATTTGATTAAAAAAGCTTTTCCAGAAAACTCTATGGGAGTTATAATGAGCATAAAAAGTAATCCTCAAGATAGAGAAGATGCACTTAAGGTTATAGAAGGATGTGATATAGAATATCTTGACTTAGACCTTATAGAACCACAAAGTGCTATATTAGACATGGTGGTAGGAAATTTAAAAGAGAAACATTTATATAGAGAAGAATATTTAAAAATGACAGATGCAAATTTAAGAGCAAGAGTAAGAATGAGTACTATTTACACAATTGCTAACAACTTAGGATATTTAGTTGTTGGTACAGATAATGCTGCAGAAATACATACTGGATACTTTACTAAGTTTGGTGATGGTGGAGTTGATATTTTACCAATTGCAAATTTAACGAAAGCTGAAGTGTATGAATGGGCAAAAGAACTTGGTGTTCATGAAGATTTAATAAATAAAGCTCCTTCAGCAGGTCTTTGGGAAGGACAAACAGATGAAAATGAAATGGGAACTACTTACAATATGATAGATGCTGTATTAGAAGGTAGATTAGATGAAGTTCCTCAAAGAGACCAAGAGATAATAGAAAGACTTCATAGAATAAGTGAACACAAGAGAAAAACGCCTGCACAACCTCCTAAGTTCTAA
- a CDS encoding HEAT repeat domain-containing protein → MDINWENIDNLEDYFITYLLYKESKTVSQISKIRNISNVEASEQLIQAKLKIKEMQKDDFEASKDILDKFLELDKIKRLDFMDSLDEEKMVYFKRKVFKRILVEKNAEDLIVLIWATGELKDDRFLKLLHQLTNHRHSDIRRITYSAIRKIESPSSREVLQKGLYDKNAQTRQYCAKALSKLGDENSLKILQQLKDKNKSFEKEYVLRAYDEAIKALSNLKK, encoded by the coding sequence ATGGATATAAATTGGGAAAATATAGATAATCTTGAAGATTATTTTATAACCTATCTTCTTTACAAAGAATCTAAAACAGTATCTCAGATTAGTAAAATTAGAAACATTTCAAATGTTGAAGCAAGTGAGCAACTTATACAAGCAAAGTTGAAGATAAAAGAAATGCAAAAAGATGATTTTGAGGCATCTAAGGATATTTTAGATAAATTTTTAGAATTAGATAAAATTAAGAGACTTGATTTTATGGATAGCTTAGATGAGGAAAAAATGGTATACTTTAAGAGAAAGGTTTTCAAAAGAATCCTTGTAGAAAAAAATGCTGAAGATTTAATTGTTTTAATTTGGGCGACAGGTGAGCTAAAAGATGATAGGTTTTTGAAGTTACTTCATCAGCTCACAAACCACAGACACTCAGATATTAGAAGAATAACTTATTCAGCAATAAGAAAGATTGAGTCACCAAGTAGTAGAGAAGTTTTGCAAAAAGGCCTCTACGATAAAAATGCACAAACTAGACAATATTGTGCAAAAGCTCTTTCAAAATTAGGAGATGAAAACAGTTTAAAGATTTTACAGCAGTTAAAAGATAAGAATAAGAGTTTTGAAAAAGAGTACGTGCTTAGAGCTTATGATGAAGCCATTAAAGCATTATCAAATTTGAAAAAGTGA